ccatcgagtcagtgatgccatccagccatctcatcctctgtggtccccttctcctcctgcccccaatccctcccagcatcagagtcttttccagtgagtcaactctttgcataaggtggccaaagtactggagtttcaccttcagcatcattccctccaaagaaatcccagggctgatctccttcagaatggaccggttggatctccttgcagtccaagggattctcaggagtcttctccaacaccacagttcaaaagcatcaattctttggcactcagccttcttcacagtccatctctcacatccacacatgaccacaggaaaaaccatagccttgactagacggacctttgttggcaaagtaatgtctctgcttttgaatgtgctatctaggttggacataactttccttccaaggagtaagcatcttttaatttcatggctgcagtcaccatcggcagtgattttggagcccaaaaaagtaaagtctgacactctttccactgtttccccttctatttcccatgaagtgatgggactggatgccatgatcttcgttttctgaatgttgagctttaagtcaactttttcactctccactttcactttcatcaagaggcttttgagttcctcttcactttctgccataagggtggtgtcatctgcatatctgaggttattgatatttctcccggcaatcttgattccagcttgtgtttcttccagtccagcgtttctcatgatgtactctgcatataagttaaacaagcagggtgataatatacagccttgacgtactccctttcctatttggaaccagcctgttgttccatgtccagttctaattgttgcttcctgacctgcatacagatttctcaagaggcagatcaggtggtctggtattgccatctctttcagaattttccatagtttattgtgatccacacagtcaaaggctttggcatagtcaataaagcagaaatatatgtttttctggaactctcttgctttttccatgatccagtggatgttggcaatttgatctctggttcctctgcctttccttttttttaaaaaatttaattttattttttaactttacaatattgtattggttttgccatatatcaaaatgaatcttccacaggtatacatgtgttccccatcctgaaccctcctccctccccataccatccctctgggtcgtcccagtgcaccagccccaagcatccagtatcgtgcatcgaacctggactggcgactcgtttcatatatgatattatacatatttcaatgccattctcccaaatcatcccaccctctccctctcccacagagtccaaaagactgttctatacaactgtgtctcttttgctgtctcatatagggttattgttaccatctttctaaattccatatatatgcattagtatactgtattggtgtttttctttctggcttacttcactctgtagaataggctccagtttcatccatctcattagaactgattcaaatgtattctttttaatggcttattaatactccattgtgtatatgtaccatagctttcttatccattcatctgctgatggacatctaggttgcttccatgtcctggctattataaacagtgctgcgatgaacattggggtacacgtgtgtctttcaattctggtttcctcagtgtgtatgcccagcagtgggattgctggatcataaggcagttctatttccagtttttaaaggaatctccacactattctccatagtggctgtactagtttgcattcccaccaacagtgtaagagggttcccttttctccacaccctctccagcatttattgcttgtagacttttggatcgcagccattctgactgcctctgccttttctaaaaccagcttgaacatctggaagttcacggttcacctattgctgaagcctggcttggagaattgtgagcattactttactagcatgtgagatgagtgcaattgtgcagtaatttgagtattctttggcattgcctttctttggaattggaatgaaaactgaccttttccagtcttgtggccactgctgagttttccaaatttgctggcatattgagtgcagcactttcatagcatcatctttcaggatttggactagctcaactggaattccatcacctccactagctttgttcgtagtgatgatttctaaggcccacttgacttcacattccaggatgtctggctctagataagtgatcatatcatcatgattatctgggttctgaagatcttttttgtatagttcttctgtgtattcttgccacctgttcttaatatcttctgcttctgttaggtccataccatttctgtcctttatcaagcccatctttgcatgaaatgtccccttggtatctctaattttcttgaagagatctctagtctttcccattctgttgttttcctctatttctttgcactgatcactgaggaaggctttcttatctctccttgctattctttggaactctgcattcagatacttatatctttcctttttttcctttgcttttcgcttgtcttcttttcacagctatttgtaaggcctccccagacagccattttgcttttttgcatttcttttccatggggatggtcttgatccctgtctcctgtacaatgtcatgaacctcattccatagttcatcaggctctctatctatcagatctaggcccttaaatctatttctcacttccactgtataatcataagggatttgatttaggtcatacctgaatggtctagtagttttctctactttcttcaatttaagtctgaatttggcaataaggagttcatgatctgagccacagtcagctcctggtcttgtttttgttgactgtatagagtttctccatctttggctgcaaagaatataatcaatctgatttcggtgttgaccatctggtgatgtccatgtgtagagtcttctcttgtgttgttggaagagggtgtttgctatgaccagtgcatcttcttggcaaaactctattagtctttgccctgcttcataaGTGTAAAACAAACATATAAAGTGATAAGAAAACGTTGTGTCTGAACATTATGCCTGAATCTAAATGGTAACATCTTTTTTCTTGGTGGTGTGTAAATAATAATGCATCTTTCAATCTAGAGGTCCTAGACTCAGAGACATGCAGTGTGACCCTTTCCCCTTCTTCTATTCTCACagagtaggagaaggcaatggcacccctctccagtactcttgcctggaaaatcccatggacagaggagcctggtaggctgcagtccctggggtggctaagagtcagacacaactgagcgacttcactttcacttttcactttcatgcattggagaaggaaatggcaacccactccagtgttcttgcctggagaatctcagggatgggggagcctggtgggctgccagaccCCCTggtggggtctcagagagtcggacacgactgaagtgacttagcagcagcagcagcagtctcacaGAATATTCTCTGCTAACTTGCCCCTTTGTTAGTCAACAAAATACTTTGGAAATTCaaaatattctttcctttctcccaagGCTTCTCTTCAGCTACTACAGTGACTAATAGTTTATTTGCATATgggtttctaatttttatttctatgagtGTGAAAAGCATTGCtagagaaaattaaatattttctatgatGAAGTAAAATTATATCATTTTGACTGGTAGCTTAGTATGATATTTGTGCAGATTTAGCAGTCACCTCAGTGTGAGCCATTGCCATATTTTGCAGATCCAAACCACATCTATACTTTGTACAACCCCCAACCCCCCTCACAGTTCTGACCACTTCTGAACAGCACCTCTTTTCAGactacattcattcatttcaccaGATATTCATAAAGCAACTACTATCTGTGAGGCACTGTGGATACAAGGATGAGACACATGCCTTTGGCTTTGGATTTCCTACCTACTTGCTCTAAAAACAGACAAGAAAATGGGCAGACACCCTGGAGTGTAATGAGTCCCAGGGATAGTCACCTGTAATAACAGCAGGTACAAACGGCTTCTCACAAGTTCCATGTCCTCCTCTCCCATGTGctgcttcccccaccccagtATCTtcaccttccttcctccctcagaGCCAGAGAGGTTTCTGCTCCCCTGGGGGTCCACCATCCCTTGTGGGCTTGATCCTCTGCCTCCCGCTTCTCCTGACTCTACTGTAACTTCTTTATCTTCAGTGTCTCCCTCTTCCTTAGCTCCTTTCTGTTTCTAAAGCTAGCCTCACCTTCTTTGAAAGAAAACTTTTTACTAATAAACAATACATGAattcaattattcatttattaatttccaATAAGTACTCGTTGAAATTCCATTATGTGCCAGGACTTGATATTCAGATATAAACAAGGAAGAAATGGTCACTTCTTTCACTGATTCTATAATAGAAGGGAGGAAGATggactgaaacaaacaaacaaacaaaaaattcagaaGAATAAGCCAAAAATTTAGTACAGGAATCCCACATATTGAAATTGGCAAAAAGTACAGAATAACCAGAGTAGATCGGCCAGGATGACCAGGAAGGCCTCTCTCAAGAAAGAGTGATCTCAGGAGAGACAGGTGAGAAACACCCAGTCATGTGAAGACCAAGCAGAAGAGTGTTCTGAGCAGAGAAAATGTCATATGCAAAGGTCCTGTGCCAAATAAAAGCTTGGCTTGTTGGTGAGATGGAAGGATGGGGAGCCTGGGAGGGTGTGGCATGAGATGATACTGGAGGGTGGCCAAGGACAGCTCACACTGGATTACATTCTGACGGAAATGGGAACCCAGGGAAGAATTTAAGCAGGGGAGAGACATGATCTGAATATAATTTGTACACTAGACTGAGAGGTAGGGTAAATACATGCTCTCTTTTACCCAGGACGGTTTCAGTTTATTCCTGCCATCCATGTATAATCATCAACAAGGCCCTTTTCCTCAGTGGAAAGTGACTTGGTTTAGATGAAAAATTGTACAGTCAACTTAAGCAGAGTGGGAAGCCATGAAGATGGGGAGACTAGATAGACAGCTGTTGCAGAAACCCAGGTGAGAAATGGTGTGGCCAGGAACATGGAGATGCATATGAAAGCAGGCTGACGGACTAGAGATGAATTTTGGAAGTTGAATCACAGAACTTGTTAGTGGACTGGATGTGGGGTAAAGGGAAGGGAAGCATCAAGGACATGCCTCAATTTCTGGGCTGAGCAACAGAGGGAATAATCGGATCATTTACTTAAATGGAGGGGCCTGAGTGTGAAGAATTCTGGTGGGGGAGATGGGAGCTCCCTTTGGAATACATTGAGTGTGAAATCTCTGGAAGTCATCAAATCAGAGATGTCTAGAGGGAAATCAGATATATAAGCATGGAGCTCGGAAATGAGGTTCTCAGGAGGAGAAATAATTTTCAGAGCCATCAACATATAGATACTGTTTTCTtccaaaaaagagggagaggacaATTGTGCTGAGCGTGGCTCAGAGTCCTTCTGATACAGGAAGGGAAACACATCGATTGTCTTGGCACCTGAGAGGTCAGCGGTGACCAGAGCTGTTTTGCTGAGCGGTGGGGACAGAGGTCAGACTGGTGGGGTTCTAGTGTGAGTCAGAAGAGGGAGCAGAACATGCAAGTGGGCAGACTCTCAGGTTTGACGataaagaagaagaggaaaaggtgcCAGAGTGAAATGAAGAGTGACATGGATTGAAGTCAGGGTTTTCAATGTGGGAATTTATTCAGGAAGCAGTTACTGAGGGTAAGGACTCTGCGAGGCAATGTTCACATGATGAGAACAAGCTGTGGTGTGTCTGTAACCAGTCAGGCATCTCTTGGGCACAAGGGCTCTCACTCTGGAGATCCGGGGAGGAGAGAGTTCCCGCCTCTGAACCTCTCGGTCTTGACAACACATCCCTGCTCTCCTGGAGTCAGCCACACCAGCCTGCAGTCCTGGCTGCTCACCTACTACAGGTGTGACCTGGAGCAAGTCCAGATCACTTACCTCCAAGCCTCATTTCTTCAACTGAGACCTGCAAAGCCTTTGTGGTAAATCAAATAACGCACACAGAGTTAGAACATttacaatgaaagaaaatgacGGCCTCTATAATTACTATGCCTCAGCTTCCCACATCCCAGAGTTTGGCTCGCCATTGGTCTGTGCTTCTGAGGAGGCTTCTCTTAAACTGCATTGGAAGTGTGTATCCATATAGCTGACATTCGCTCTAGAAGTGAAAATAGTATTTTGTTTGACCCAAATATAGTGAGGATAAAGGTAAGGGAAACTCATCTGAGAATGATTTCTTAGGTTAAATGAGCTGAGACCAGTTAACAGTTGAGTCAGGGGTAGGCTCTGGTGTTGATGAGAAATAATTGGAGTCTAAGATGCAGTTTCCAGGACAGGTGTCATGGGACTCGTCTTCCCAAAGCAAATGTGCCTTCTTGATTTGGGAAGAGATCCCTGGGGATAAGGTCAGGataagatccctgggtcaggatgcaACCGGCTGGGCAGTGGAGAGTCGGGACACAGAGAGGCCTGAGGCAGCAACACAGTGACTGGGGTGGAAGAAATGGGGATGGGGCTGCCCAGGCATGTGCCAGAGTCAGGCCCCGGCCACTGAGGAGCGCAGCGTGATGGCCAGTGCTCTCCCAGCACAGGCTTACTCAGGAGGAGAAATGGGGTCCTGAGAGTCCCAGGGCTCAACGGGCTCACGTGGGCACAGGGCAGGGTCCAGGTCGCCAGGGATTCCTGGGGCCCTGTGGTCACAGGCTTGTCCTCCACAGAGCTTTAACTGTCCATATGGTGCCAGCAGGCCTTTTTCCCGAGTCTGACTCGAAGACTCCAGCTTCCATCAACATGTTCAgttccacaaacatttattgggTACCTCTGGGTACCTGTCTCAGTTCCTGGGGAGACAGAGTTCTGTCTCACTCTTTCCCTGTTTGGAGGGAAGTGATGTGTGACTCATAGCTTAGTCCCAAGAGAATTCTACAGTCCCACCTTCTAGGACAGTGTCCCTTGACCCCACACAGAGAGCTCTGATGACAAACTTTGGGGACTAGACTtggggacagagaaggggacAGGACACAACTGCAGGGAGTGAGAAGGACTGACTGAGAAGGGCCTGGAAATGGCCCCCGTGTAAccagaggggcctggggagggagTGGGTCTGATTAGGGAAGGCTGGAGAGGGCGTCTGTCCTGAATGATGCTGAGATTCTATCCCAGAACCAAACACACAAGCACAGGCTCAGCCTTCACGTTGGTGTCCGGCCATCAGTCCTGGAACTAACAGGCTGTCCTTATACCAAAGAATGACACACAGTCTCAGTATTCCATCTCTTGAGCATTTATTAGATCTGCTGCCTTCTGAGGACAGAGAACTCTCTAGGTCAGCATCCCTGCCCTTGGGGACTCACTTCACCATCCCCTGAGCAGAGAGAGAGGCAGCTCAGTACTTGTCAGGCAGGCCAGCAGGTCTGAAGTGGTTGGGGTCTTTGCCGCTCCGGCCCCATTCGTTGGCAGCCTGGTCGGCCCTCGAGTCCTCCTGACCCTGGCCACTGGTCGTACCCTTAAACAGAGGGTCTGTGAATCTCTGAATATTTTCTCTGGCATCACTGgaaaggaggagggcagggaggggattAATCCAGGACTATGAGCCACAGCCTCACCCCTCCCATCTCTCCTCTTTCCAAGGGATCAATGACTCTGAGAGGAGCCAAGGAAAGAGGGGCTACAACCCTGAGGCTCCCTGGGCTCAGCCCACCTCAGCCCTGTGCTGAGTGAACAGCACCCATAGAGAAGGGGTGGAGAGTCGCCTGTCTCACCAAGTTGCTCTGCTCTTCAGCCCCTCAAACCTCACACTGGGCACAGAGCAGGAGGGTGGGTAAGAGAAGGAGGGCCCACAGACTACAGGAAAGTTCTCCAGGGCTTGGCCCCTCCAGGTTGTCCTAAGCAGCCAAGCTCTGCTCACCCATCCCTGCATCCCCAGGGACCCTGGTACCTGATCACTTTAGCAGCCCAGGCACCCCCCGGTCCCCTTCGGGCAGCGTCATAGTTTCCGCGGGCGTGGAAGTATTTGTCTGCATCCTTGTAGTTGGCTTCTCTCATGTCAGAGTAGGCTCTCCACATGTCTTTAGCCCCTGGAAAGCAAAGCATATGGAGCAAGGATTATCAGGGGAGAGAAAACGGTGACACAGCTTACAGAAGAATCAAGGAATGAAACATCTTCCACTGACTCGGTTTCAGCCTGTGGTCATAGCACCACGGATGCCGTATGAGAAGAGCATTCCTTATGCCCAGTTGCCTGCTCCTGGTACTGGAATGAGAGTCattggggtggggtaggggaggggCTACAGTTGTGGGACCTGTTTGTCTGACCCCTGTGATGCTGTCTCTGCTGCATGTCAATGAGGGCTCTACCTGATATGTTTAAGGACAGAGAGAGTTATTACAGGACAGGATTCCTCAACAGCATTCTATTGAAATTTGAGACCAGGtacattgttgctgttcaggGCTGTCCTGGATATTATAACATGTCTAGCAGCATCCTTGACCTCTCAAACTATTCCCcagtgtgacaaccaaaaatgcacCCAAACATCACCAAACGTCCCCAGGACACAAAGTTGCCCTGGGTCCAGAACCACTGTTGTAGAGAAAGCTGCATAGGATAAGCTCCAGGGCACGTGGGTGAGTGAGGAGGTGACATGCGAGACAGATTCTGAGAAAGGGGCAGACATACAGCTCCTCTGCTCTGACACCTAAGAAATGTGTTTCTGCCTCAAGAAAGGATCAACTGTGACTTGATTCCCCTGCCTATTAGGTGAGTGAACGGAATCCTGAGAACTCTCCAGTGGACGGTACTGATGATGTGGGCTGCTTGAGGCAGTGGGTCTTTTCCTCAGCCTGGCTGCACTTTCCAATCATCTGGGGAGACACTGAAAGTCCCCTGAGCCCTCACAGCCCAAGCCAATCACCTCCCCATCTCTGGGCTGGTCTCAGGCAGCAATAGTTTTCATGGCCCCCCAGGTGACTCCAAACTGCAGCCAAGATTGCTCAGCCCCCAGCTTGAGGAAGTGGTGCTGGGAGAAGTCTACTTGGTGAGAGCCTTGGCCTCAAACACAGCTGGGTTCCCACCTCTGTCCTGCCACCTGCTGATGGGCACTCAGTCCCTGGGCGATGGACTCGGATGCTCTAAGCCTCGGTTTTCTCCCCTTTCGGTGGAGGAAGATGCCCCCTCAAGGAGGTTTTCTGCAGGTAAGTAGGTGACCAACTGTCCCAGCTTGATCAGAACTGCCCCTGTCTTCGTGGACCTGGCCCAGTTAGTGCTGCTAGTGTCCTGGAAAACTCCCCAGCCCTGGGCAGAGCAAGAGAGTGGGTCACTTGATTTGTGTGAAAGGGCTGAGTTCCTGGTGGAGGCTTTCATATGATATTAGGTGCCCCCCCcatcccacacatacacacacctttaTTTTTTGTAAGTTTAACAGCTCGGAAAGGGTAGGAAATAGACTAAAGCAGGGACGGTGTCACTGAGTATAGGAAGGACCGACAAGGTGTTCTGAAGGTCTCTGAATTATCCAACTaggaaatggaaggaaggaagagaggaagggagggagggaggggcagggatggAAACAGGAGAGGAGAACAGATGGACCGCTTTCACCCTACTTCGTGCAATTGGTCTGAGGGAAAGTTCGTTCCATTTCAGAATTCTTTTGTGTCTTCCACTCAAACTGCTATTTCAGCTGGAATGATGCGCGTTCTTTCTCTAGTACCTGATGGACATAAATCCTGTGCTTTTCAAACTCTCTGAAAAAAGCTCCCCCAACACCTGGCACATTCTACCATATAGGGGAACACCTCCTAGGACCGCAGCTCCAACCCTCAGGGGTGTTTAGGGTGAAGCCTAGAGGCCCAAGAATGCCATTGCCCCTCCATCGGCCTTACCTTCATAAGCCTCACCAAAGAAGGACATCCACTGGCTGTGGACTCCCAGCACCAAGGAGCAGAGAATGAGGCCTGTGAAGAGCTTCATTGTGctgaaaggagaggagagggtcAGGGAGACACGGACAAGCCTCGCACCCCCTCCGCCTGGGGTTTGTATGTTGAGGAGAGCCTGGCTGTTCATCTCTACTAGACTCTCAGTGGTCCTACTAGGACACACTGCAATAGGACCTTACTCGCAGCCGCAGGCCCTCAATTCTGAACCCACCAGCCCTGAACCCAAGACTGTCTAAGAGGTCACCCAGATGGCTTTGATGGAAGAAGAGGACAGTTGAGTCCAAGCTGTGTCTTACTAAAGCAGCCTGTCGTAATCAAAAAGCATTTCCCTTGTGCCACTCTGCCAGCACTGACCGTGTATTGGAGAAATAGAAATCAGAAGAGTTATGTTTTAAAGCAAATGTTTTCAAAGAAATGGCTCCTTGAAGTGGTTTCTCACCTGATCCCCAGTGGATCAGAGCGGCTGGTCCCTGCCTGCTGTGGAGTGGTGGCTATATTTATACTGAGCCATCCCTGGGAGGTCGGGCGTGAGGAGAACAGCTGGACTGGTGCCCGGGGAAAGTCCTTGCAGGTCATTTCTCTTACATATCTGCAAAGGGTGACTTACTGGACACCGATGGTTGTCCTCATCCACAGGTCATTTCCCTGGTTGTGCAAGCCTGAGGAAATGAGGGAGGCCTGATCTGCCTGGTATCTGTTGTCAGGGGTAGAAGCGCTGAGGCAGGGTCATCTGGACATGAAGGGTGTGGAGCTCCAGGATGGAGGCCCCTTGGCGGTTGGAAGGTATGTGATTAGAGGATGCTCTTCCAGCCTAGACCTTGTTATTTTCCTGGTCATTCCCTCAGCATGGTCCCTGATGAGCCAGACAGAAGGTGTGTCAGAAATTAAACCCTTTGAGCTCATGTCCAAAGCCCTTGAGCCTCAAAACGGACAGATCAGCCCCACCAAATCGCATGGGTGGTCTGGGCTCCTTCCACCACCCTGAGTGCCTGTGCTGAGCTCTTGGCTCCAAGGCGATTGAAATCCCTCTCAGCCTCGAAGACAAGAGGTATATTATCTAAGCTGGATCCGAGATAGGGGCAATCCTGGTAGAGAGGAGTTTGTGCTTCCCCAAGCCAATCCTGGAGATGCCTCGGAGTGGGAGTGAGAGTGTTTGGTGCAAGGGGCTAGTATGTAATCTCTAAGAAGCCCATAACAGGACACAGAGGGAGGTAGCAGCGGTTACGGAACATGGCAGCCCAACTGGGGAAGGGCTAGGCTCCCTGTCTGGGGTTGGTGGAGGACAGCTCTTTGTCTGCTGCATTTTCCTGGCTGGGGCTTGGGGTGTCACTGTCTGCCCTCTTGTCACTGTGAGTCAAAAATATCAGCAGTGTCGTCCTGGCCGATGAGGCCTGTACGTGTATGAACAGAGCCTTCAGCTCTCAAAAGAAAATgttgcttgtgcttcatccttaCCAGAAACATTCTCTAAAGAGAATTCTGGAGACTGTAGCTCAGTCAAGTTGACATTGTTCTAT
The genomic region above belongs to Bos taurus isolate L1 Dominette 01449 registration number 42190680 breed Hereford chromosome 29, ARS-UCD2.0, whole genome shotgun sequence and contains:
- the LOC104968478 gene encoding serum amyloid A protein isoform X2, which encodes MRTTIGVHTMKLFTGLILCSLVLGVHSQWMSFFGEAYEGAKDMWRAYSDMREANYKDADKYFHARGNYDAARRGPGGAWAAKVISDARENIQRFTDPLFKGTTSGQGQEDSRADQAANEWGRSGKDPNHFRPAGLPDKY
- the LOC104968478 gene encoding serum amyloid A protein isoform X1, which produces MTCKDFPRAPVQLFSSRPTSQGWLSINIATTPQQAGTSRSDPLGISTMKLFTGLILCSLVLGVHSQWMSFFGEAYEGAKDMWRAYSDMREANYKDADKYFHARGNYDAARRGPGGAWAAKVISDARENIQRFTDPLFKGTTSGQGQEDSRADQAANEWGRSGKDPNHFRPAGLPDKY
- the LOC104968478 gene encoding serum amyloid A protein isoform X3; amino-acid sequence: MKLFTGLILCSLVLGVHSQWMSFFGEAYEGAKDMWRAYSDMREANYKDADKYFHARGNYDAARRGPGGAWAAKVISDARENIQRFTDPLFKGTTSGQGQEDSRADQAANEWGRSGKDPNHFRPAGLPDKY